In a single window of the Zea mays cultivar B73 chromosome 5, Zm-B73-REFERENCE-NAM-5.0, whole genome shotgun sequence genome:
- the LOC100383395 gene encoding uncharacterized protein LOC100383395, whose amino-acid sequence MEPRHGRSAFTISFSNPNGFANQCTAIPAVSYSAAGSSQLDVLAPTRGCKRKWTELALGLGDTSSSDSSKQSMGTGCTVSSLKGSDDVSCMDYDISFKLSLGNEDTSKLHKQACGSKRTMEKPRLDLKLSLAPSQSDVTDADLIRSSAPQDMFVQPYLMSSVPTVDEGSTSARHPSGGMVVSFLNQAGISPNQLPPLNSHLVQGPACSAPTVLQLPKSSAATSSGFVRPQQRNGSTKICSEPGCAKGARGSSGRCIAHGGGRRCQKEGCNKGAEGRTIFCKAHGGGKRCERLGCTKSAEGRTDFCIAHGGGRRCSHDGCKRAARGRSGLCIKHGGGKRCQTLNCTKSAEGRSGMCIAHGGGRRCQYAGCGKGAQGSTNFCKAHGGGKRCTHPDCSKGAEGSTAFCKAHGGGKRCSADGCTKSVHGGTQFCVAHGGGKRCVVEGCGKSARGRTDRCVGHGGGKRCHSAGCGKSAQGSTDFCKSHGGGRRCSWGHPGSDLGSGGAPCDRLARGKKGLCDRHNPLVHDNSVHGGASFGGFSVVSAAALSEGDGSPSPGTETSMRSFFMHAVEAPRCVAASAHEGRVHGGNFMPIMLDGGVGLGKRPADNADAGASAPPRSWKSMEKACGSAPRSWL is encoded by the coding sequence ATGGAACCCAGGCATGGGCGTTCAGCATTCACTATAAGTTTCTCAAATCCAAATGGCTTTGCTAATCAGTGCACCGCCATTCCAGCCGTCAGTTATTCAGCGGCTGGTTCTAGCCAACTTGATGTGCTGGCTCCTACTAGAGGTTGCAAGAGAAAGTGGACTGAGTTGGCTCTAGGTCTGGGTGACACATCAAGCTCAGACAGCAGCAAGCAGAGCATGGGTACTGGCTGCACTGTTTCTTCTCTCAAGGGAAGCGATGATGTCTCATGTATGGATTACGACATAAGTTTCAAGTTATCTCTTGGCAATGAAGATACTTCCAAGCTGCATAAACAGGCTTGTGGTTCTAAAAGGACTATGGAGAAGCCTCGGTTGGATCTTAAGTTATCTTTGGCTCCATCTCAATCCGATGTAACTGACGCGGATCTAATCAGAAGCAGTGCACCTCAGGACATGTTTGTGCAGCCGTACTTGATGTCCTCAGTGCCAACAGTCGATGAAGGATCTACATCTGCTCGACATCCATCTGGAGGCATGGTGGTTTCCTTCCTTAACCAGGCTGGGATTTCTCCGAACCAGTTGCCCCCACTTAACTCTCATCTGGTCCAGGGTCCAGCTTGTTCAGCACCAACAGTGCTCCAACTGCCAAAAAGTTCAGCTGCCACTTCTTCTGGGTTTGTCCGCCCACAGCAACGCAACGGTAGCACAAAGATCTGTTCAGAGCCAGGTTGTGCAAAAGGAGCCAGGGGTTCATCTGGGCGGTGCATTGCCCACGGTGGGGGCAGAAGGTGCCAGAAAGAAGGCTGCAACAAAggagccgaggggaggaccatctTCTGTAAAGCCCATGGAGGGGGCAAGCGCTGTGAGCGCCTTGGATGCACCAAAAGTGCCGAAGGCCGGACAGATTTCTGCATAGCTCACGGCGGCGGGCGGCGttgcagtcatgacgggtgcaagAGGGCGGCGCGAGGCAGATCGGGCCTGTGTATCAAGCATGGTGGCGGGAAGAGGTGCCAAACGCTGAACTGCACAAAGAGCGCGGAAGGGCGGTCAGGCATGTGCATCGCTCATGGTGGCGGGCGGCGCTGCCAGTACGCTGGCTGCGGGAAGGGAGCCCAGGGCAGCACAAACTTCTGCAAGGCCCACGGCGGCGGCAAGAGATGCACGCACCCCGACTGCTCCAAGGGCGCGGAGGGGAGCACGGCGTTCTGCAAAGCCCACGGAGGCGGCAAGCGCTGCTCGGCTGACGGCTGCACGAAGAGCGTGCACGGCGGGACCCAGTTCTGCGTCGCGCACGGAGGCGGGAAGAGGTGCGTGGTGGAAGGGTGCGGGAAGAGCGCGAGAGGCAGGACCGACCGCTGCGTCGGCCATGGCGGGGGCAAGCGGTGCCACTCCGCCGGCTGCGGGAAGAGCGCGCAGGGGAGCACCGATTTCTGCAAGTCCCACGGCGGTGGCAGGCGCTGCTCGTGGGGGCACCCTGGCTCAGACCTCGGGTCTGGTGGCGCTCCCTGCGACCGGCTGGCGAGAGGCAAGAAGGGGCTGTGCGACCGGCACAACCCGCTGGTCCATGACAACAGCGTGCATGGGGGTGCGTCGTTCGGTGGCTTCAGTGTCGTCAGTGCCGCCGCCCTTTCTGAGGGAGATGGCTCTCCATCTCCAGGCACCGAGACAAGCATGCGCAGCTTCTTCATGCACGCGGTGGAGGCTCCTCGCTGTGTGGCGGCCTCGGCCCATGAAGGCCGGGTGCATGGGGGCAACTTCATGCCTATCATGCTCGACGGTGGCGTGGGACTCGGGAAGAGGCCGGCCGACAACGCTGATGCTGGTGCCTCTGCCCCTCCTCGCAGCTGGAAAAGTATGGAGAAGGCCTGTGGATCTGCGCCGCGCAGCTGGCTGTAG